In the genome of Capra hircus breed San Clemente chromosome 5, ASM170441v1, whole genome shotgun sequence, one region contains:
- the LOC102175369 gene encoding olfactory receptor 6C2-like codes for MKNHTSLPTFILLGLTDDPPMQVLIFIFLFASYTLSVTGNLTIIILTLVDSRLKTAMYFFLKNFSFLETLFTTVCIPRFLYSLSTGDKTISYNACFSQIFFIFVFAATEFFLLAIMSYDRYVAICKPLHYATIMNTRVCGRLVICCWIAGCLVIFPPASLGLELEFCDSNIIDHFLCDAFPVLKISCSDTWFLEQMVFTVAVFTVIGTFLCVVLSYTYIIKTIIKLPSAQQKIKAFSTCSSHLIVVSITYGSCIFIYVKPSAKDEVAINKGVLVLTTSVAPMLNPFIYSLRNKQVKQAFTDLIKRISLILRKQRNVEA; via the coding sequence ATGAAAAACCATACATCATTACCTACATTCATTCTCCTGGGACTAACAGATGATCCTCCAATGCAGGTTCTgatctttatatttctatttgcTTCCTACACATTGAGTGTCACTGGGAACCTGACCATCATTATACTCACGTTAGTAGATTCTCGCCTTAAAACTgccatgtactttttcctcaaAAATTTCTCCTTTTTAGAAACTTTATTCACCACGGTGTGCATTCCCCGATTCTTATACAGCTTATCAACTGGGGACAAGACTATTTCTTATAATGCTTGTTTTagtcaaatattttttatcttcGTTTTTGCAGCAACAGAATTTTTTCTCCTGGCCATCATGtcctatgaccgctatgtggccatctgcaaacCTTTACATTATGCAACCATCATGAACACTAGAGTCTGTGGAAGACTTGTTATTTGCTGTTGGATAGCAGGTTGTCTGGTCATATTTCCACCAGCTTCCCTGGGCTTAGAACTGGAATTCTGTGACTCTAATATCATTGATCATTTTCTCTGTGATGCTTTTCCTGTGCTAAAAATCTCTTGTTCAGACACATGGTTCCTAGAACAGATGGTTTTTACCGTTGCTGTGTTTACTGTCATTGGAACATTTCTGTGTGTGGTTCTGTCTTATACATACATCATCAAGACTATCATAAAGTTGCCTTCGGCTCAGCAAAAAATAAAGGCCTTTTCTACCTGCTCTTCTCACCTGATTGTGGTTTCTATCACCTATGGAAGCTGTATTTTCATCTATGTCAAACCTTCAGCAAAGGATGAAGTGGCAATTAATAAGGGTGTGTTAGTACTTACTACTTCAGTTGCTCCCATGTTAAACCCATTTATTTATAGCCTGAGGAACAAGCAAGTAAAACAAGCTTTTACTGACTTAATCAAAAGAATTTCATTGATTTTAAGGAAGCAAAGGAATGTTGaagcataa